From Doryrhamphus excisus isolate RoL2022-K1 chromosome 22, RoL_Dexc_1.0, whole genome shotgun sequence, one genomic window encodes:
- the ppm1bb gene encoding protein phosphatase 1bb isoform X1, with translation MGAFLDKPKTEKHSAHGEGNGLHYGLSSMQGWRVEMEDAHTAVVGLPHGLTDWSFFAVYDGHAGSRVANYCSGHLLEHILSGGAEFGSGPGSVEGVKDGIRAGFLKIDEYMRSFSDLRQGLDRSGSTAVCVLLSPTHLYFINCGDSRAVLSRDSKVGFSTQDHKPCNPREKERIQKAGGSVMIQRVNGSLAVSRALGDYDYKCVDGKGPTEQLVSPEPEVCVLERAVEGDEFVVLACDGIWDVMSNEELCEFVHSRLLVCDDLEKVCNSVVDTCLHKGSRDNMSVVLVCLPGAPKISEEAVKKEEELDKYLEARVEELLANCGEAGTPDLLSVLRSITTENIPNLPPGGGLASKRSVIEAVYNKLNPHKEEEGACAGGEEESEEGGSTAAHLLEALRQFRLHHRGQYRAVLEESLGTYQLRPEEGRTSEEGGDGNDDNWEQSASPPSPRSPPPSPIAAGSEACQDVLTPDSDPSF, from the exons ATGGGTGCGTTTCTGGACAAGCCGAAGACTGAGAAGCACAGTGCACACGGCGAAGGCAATGGCCTTCACTACGGCCTGAGCTCCATGCAGGGCTGGCGGGTGGAGATGGAGGATGCCCACACGGCCGTGGTAGGCCTCCCCCATGGACTCACCGACTGGTCCTTCTTTGCCGTCTACGACGGCCATGCAGGCTCCCGAGTGGCCAACTACTGTTCCGGCCACCTGCTGGAACACATCCTGTCGGGGGGAGCAGAGTTCGGGTCCGGGCCTGGCTCCGTGGAGGGCGTGAAGGACGGCATCCGTGCAGGTTTCCTGAAAATCGACGAGTACATGCGCAGCTTCTCTGACCTGCGGCAGGGCTTGGACCGCAGTGGATCGACGGCCGTTTGCGTGCTGCTCAGCCCTACCCACCTCTACTTCATTAACTGCGGGGACTCTCGGGCTGTGCTAAGCCGAGACAGCAAAGTGGGCTTCTCCACCCAGGACCACAAACCCTGCAACCCTCGAGAAAAGGAGCGAATCCAGAAGGCCGGTGGCTCAGTCATGATCCAAAGGGTAAACGGCTCCCTGGCCGTATCCCGGGCCCTGGGGGACTATGACTACAAATGTGTGGATGGTAAGGGACCCACGGAGCAGCTGGTGAGCCCGGAGCCTGAAGTGTGTGTGCTAGAGCGGGCTGTTGAAGGCGATGAGTTTGTGGTGCTGGCGTGCGACGGGATCTGGGACGTCATGTCCAACGAGGAGCTGTGTGAGTTTGTGCACTCGCGTCTTCTGGTGTGCGACGACCTGGAGAAAGTGTGTAACTCGGTGGTGGACACCTGCTTGCACAAG GGCAGCAGAGATAACATGAGCGTCGTCTTGGTGTGTTTACCCGGCGCTCCTAAGATCTCAGAGGAGGCTGTAAAGAAAGAGGAGGAATTAGACAAATACCTGGAGGCCCGCGTTGAGG AGCTCCTTGCAAATTGCGGCGAGGCCGGGACCCCAGACCTGCTGTCTGTGCTGAGGAGCATCACCACAGAGAACATCCCCAACCTTCCACCGGGTGGCGGCCTGGCGAGCAA ACGCAGCGTGATTGAGGCGGTGTACAACAAGTTGAACCctcacaaagaagaagaaggg GCCTGTGCGGGGGGAGAGGAGGAGAGTGAGGAGGGAGGTAGCACGGCGGCACATCTGTTGGAGGCGCTGCGGCAGTTCCGCCTGCACCACCGGGGGCAGTATCGAGCGGTGCTGGAGGAGTCCCTGGGCACCTACCAACTGCGTCCCGAGGAAGGGAGGACATCTGAGGAAGGCGGCGACGGCAACGATGATAACTGGGAGCAATCCGCCTCCCCTCCCTCTCCCCGCTCGCCCCCGCCCTCACCCATCGCCGCAGGGTCAGAGGCCTGCCAAGATGTGCTCACTCCCGATTCTGATCCTTCCTTTTGA
- the ppm1bb gene encoding protein phosphatase 1bb isoform X2 encodes MGAFLDKPKTEKHSAHGEGNGLHYGLSSMQGWRVEMEDAHTAVVGLPHGLTDWSFFAVYDGHAGSRVANYCSGHLLEHILSGGAEFGSGPGSVEGVKDGIRAGFLKIDEYMRSFSDLRQGLDRSGSTAVCVLLSPTHLYFINCGDSRAVLSRDSKVGFSTQDHKPCNPREKERIQKAGGSVMIQRVNGSLAVSRALGDYDYKCVDGKGPTEQLVSPEPEVCVLERAVEGDEFVVLACDGIWDVMSNEELCEFVHSRLLVCDDLEKVCNSVVDTCLHKGSRDNMSVVLVCLPGAPKISEEAVKKEEELDKYLEARVEELLANCGEAGTPDLLSVLRSITTENIPNLPPGGGLASKRSVIEAVYNKLNPHKEEEGNLKRHTVFAPS; translated from the exons ATGGGTGCGTTTCTGGACAAGCCGAAGACTGAGAAGCACAGTGCACACGGCGAAGGCAATGGCCTTCACTACGGCCTGAGCTCCATGCAGGGCTGGCGGGTGGAGATGGAGGATGCCCACACGGCCGTGGTAGGCCTCCCCCATGGACTCACCGACTGGTCCTTCTTTGCCGTCTACGACGGCCATGCAGGCTCCCGAGTGGCCAACTACTGTTCCGGCCACCTGCTGGAACACATCCTGTCGGGGGGAGCAGAGTTCGGGTCCGGGCCTGGCTCCGTGGAGGGCGTGAAGGACGGCATCCGTGCAGGTTTCCTGAAAATCGACGAGTACATGCGCAGCTTCTCTGACCTGCGGCAGGGCTTGGACCGCAGTGGATCGACGGCCGTTTGCGTGCTGCTCAGCCCTACCCACCTCTACTTCATTAACTGCGGGGACTCTCGGGCTGTGCTAAGCCGAGACAGCAAAGTGGGCTTCTCCACCCAGGACCACAAACCCTGCAACCCTCGAGAAAAGGAGCGAATCCAGAAGGCCGGTGGCTCAGTCATGATCCAAAGGGTAAACGGCTCCCTGGCCGTATCCCGGGCCCTGGGGGACTATGACTACAAATGTGTGGATGGTAAGGGACCCACGGAGCAGCTGGTGAGCCCGGAGCCTGAAGTGTGTGTGCTAGAGCGGGCTGTTGAAGGCGATGAGTTTGTGGTGCTGGCGTGCGACGGGATCTGGGACGTCATGTCCAACGAGGAGCTGTGTGAGTTTGTGCACTCGCGTCTTCTGGTGTGCGACGACCTGGAGAAAGTGTGTAACTCGGTGGTGGACACCTGCTTGCACAAG GGCAGCAGAGATAACATGAGCGTCGTCTTGGTGTGTTTACCCGGCGCTCCTAAGATCTCAGAGGAGGCTGTAAAGAAAGAGGAGGAATTAGACAAATACCTGGAGGCCCGCGTTGAGG AGCTCCTTGCAAATTGCGGCGAGGCCGGGACCCCAGACCTGCTGTCTGTGCTGAGGAGCATCACCACAGAGAACATCCCCAACCTTCCACCGGGTGGCGGCCTGGCGAGCAA ACGCAGCGTGATTGAGGCGGTGTACAACAAGTTGAACCctcacaaagaagaagaaggg AACTTGAAGAGACACACCGTCTTCGCTCCATCGTGA
- the ppm1bb gene encoding protein phosphatase 1bb isoform X3: MGAFLDKPKTEKHSAHGEGNGLHYGLSSMQGWRVEMEDAHTAVVGLPHGLTDWSFFAVYDGHAGSRVANYCSGHLLEHILSGGAEFGSGPGSVEGVKDGIRAGFLKIDEYMRSFSDLRQGLDRSGSTAVCVLLSPTHLYFINCGDSRAVLSRDSKVGFSTQDHKPCNPREKERIQKAGGSVMIQRVNGSLAVSRALGDYDYKCVDGKGPTEQLVSPEPEVCVLERAVEGDEFVVLACDGIWDVMSNEELCEFVHSRLLVCDDLEKVCNSVVDTCLHKGSRDNMSVVLVCLPGAPKISEEAVKKEEELDKYLEARVEELLANCGEAGTPDLLSVLRSITTENIPNLPPGGGLASKRSVIEAVYNKLNPHKEEEGCAGELEDPW; encoded by the exons ATGGGTGCGTTTCTGGACAAGCCGAAGACTGAGAAGCACAGTGCACACGGCGAAGGCAATGGCCTTCACTACGGCCTGAGCTCCATGCAGGGCTGGCGGGTGGAGATGGAGGATGCCCACACGGCCGTGGTAGGCCTCCCCCATGGACTCACCGACTGGTCCTTCTTTGCCGTCTACGACGGCCATGCAGGCTCCCGAGTGGCCAACTACTGTTCCGGCCACCTGCTGGAACACATCCTGTCGGGGGGAGCAGAGTTCGGGTCCGGGCCTGGCTCCGTGGAGGGCGTGAAGGACGGCATCCGTGCAGGTTTCCTGAAAATCGACGAGTACATGCGCAGCTTCTCTGACCTGCGGCAGGGCTTGGACCGCAGTGGATCGACGGCCGTTTGCGTGCTGCTCAGCCCTACCCACCTCTACTTCATTAACTGCGGGGACTCTCGGGCTGTGCTAAGCCGAGACAGCAAAGTGGGCTTCTCCACCCAGGACCACAAACCCTGCAACCCTCGAGAAAAGGAGCGAATCCAGAAGGCCGGTGGCTCAGTCATGATCCAAAGGGTAAACGGCTCCCTGGCCGTATCCCGGGCCCTGGGGGACTATGACTACAAATGTGTGGATGGTAAGGGACCCACGGAGCAGCTGGTGAGCCCGGAGCCTGAAGTGTGTGTGCTAGAGCGGGCTGTTGAAGGCGATGAGTTTGTGGTGCTGGCGTGCGACGGGATCTGGGACGTCATGTCCAACGAGGAGCTGTGTGAGTTTGTGCACTCGCGTCTTCTGGTGTGCGACGACCTGGAGAAAGTGTGTAACTCGGTGGTGGACACCTGCTTGCACAAG GGCAGCAGAGATAACATGAGCGTCGTCTTGGTGTGTTTACCCGGCGCTCCTAAGATCTCAGAGGAGGCTGTAAAGAAAGAGGAGGAATTAGACAAATACCTGGAGGCCCGCGTTGAGG AGCTCCTTGCAAATTGCGGCGAGGCCGGGACCCCAGACCTGCTGTCTGTGCTGAGGAGCATCACCACAGAGAACATCCCCAACCTTCCACCGGGTGGCGGCCTGGCGAGCAA ACGCAGCGTGATTGAGGCGGTGTACAACAAGTTGAACCctcacaaagaagaagaaggg TGTGCTGGTGAACTGGAAGACCCCTGGTAG